The following proteins are encoded in a genomic region of Pseudodesulfovibrio mercurii:
- a CDS encoding (2Fe-2S) ferredoxin domain-containing protein → MAIPQRMIICCQSFRAAGEPKGICHKQTDGFLQYIEEEILDRGLDALVVGSTCLKQCESGPMMVIQPENWWFKGVDSEAAIDAILDGLEDGEPAADYLAS, encoded by the coding sequence ATGGCTATCCCCCAGAGAATGATCATCTGTTGTCAGTCCTTCCGTGCGGCCGGTGAGCCCAAGGGCATCTGCCACAAGCAGACCGACGGTTTCCTGCAGTATATCGAGGAAGAAATTTTGGATCGCGGTTTGGACGCCCTGGTTGTCGGTTCCACCTGCCTGAAGCAGTGCGAATCAGGGCCCATGATGGTCATCCAGCCCGAGAACTGGTGGTTCAAGGGCGTGGATTCCGAAGCAGCGATCGACGCAATTCTGGACGGTCTGGAAGACGGCGAGCCCGCCGCCGACTACCTGGCGTCCTAA